One genomic segment of Bombyx mori chromosome W, ASM3026992v2 includes these proteins:
- the LOC134201760 gene encoding uncharacterized protein LOC134201760: MTLSQNVKCNFTRVSTDNPDTNSIIDIQNQLACFWQLEEISPHSEYSKEEQECEEHFKEHTSRLTDGRFCVKIPLKLSPDILGESLPRAKRCLQSLEHRLKGKPAMNVMYKDFMREYEFLGHMAKCPILDYNKAHFIPHHGVLRESSTTSKLRVVSNASSPTTSGVCFNNIQMVGPVVQDDLLSILLRFRQHTYVLTADVEKMYSQISVHPDDRYLQRIIWRDDPAAPVQAYELNTVTYGTATAPYLATRCLRQLGLECSNERVSEVILHDFFVDDLLTGGDDLSEVQDLRQKVSAVLASAQMVLRKWKSNKSTLMNASENAYGACLYVRSVDQSDEVTVRLLMAKSRVAPLKPTTIPRLKLCAALVGTRLYEKTFVRNRIAEIQDKTASCEWRHVPTTQNPADHLSRGVTATVLSDLDQWWSGPAFLKKSPSSWPGNTMLSYFMQALNYFSLPSVKVIGQLEVVI, from the exons ATGACATTATCGCAGAATGTCAAGTGCAATTTTACTAGAGTTTCTACTGATAATCCTGATACTAATTCAATCATTGACATTCAAAATCAGTTAGCTTGTTTTTGGCAGTTAGAAGAGATTTCTCCACATTCTGAATATTCCAAGGAGGAACAGGAGTGTGAGGAACATTTTAAGGAGCACACTTCTCGTTTGACAGATGGTCGTTTTTGTGTTAAGATTCCATTGAAGTTGTCTCCAGATATATTAGGCGAGTCTTTGCCCAGAGCTAAGCGATGCTTACAGTCTCTAGAACATAGACTTAAGGGCAAGCCTGCTATGAATGTTATGTATAAGGATTTCATGCGAGAATATGAATTTTTAGGTCACATGGCCAAGTGTCCAATCTTAGATTATAATAAAGCTCATTTTATCCCTCACCATGGTGTGCTACGGGAAAGCAGTACTACATCAAAGTTGCGAGTCGTTTCCAATGCTAGCAGTCCCACTACCTCTGGCGTATGTTTCAACAACATTCAGATGGTAGGACCTGTAGTTCAGGATGATTTGTTATCAATATTATTACGTTTCAGGCAACATACTTACGTTCTCACTGCTGACGTAGAGAAAATGTACAGCCAAATCTCAGTTCATCCGGACGATCGTTACTTACAACGCATCATCTGGCGCGATGATCCAGCTGCTCCTGTTCAAGCCTACGAGCTTAACACTGTGACTTACGGCACAGCTACTGCTCCTTACCTCGCAACGCGATGTCTTCGTCAGCTCGGCCTTGAATGTTCTAATGAGAGGGTGTCAGAGGTAATCTTGCATGATTTCTTTGTCGACGATCTGTTGACTGGCGGGGATGACCTGTCTGAAGTTCAGGATTTGCGTCAGAAGGTGTCAGCCGTTCTTGCCTCTGCTCAGATGGTTTTGCGAAAGTGGAAGTCTAATAAGTCCACATTGATGA ATGCTTCAGAAAATGCATATGGCGCCTGTCTGTATGTGCGAAGTGTCGACCAGTCGGACGAAGTAACTGTGCGCTTGTTGATGGCTAAGAGTCGCGTAGCCCCACTTAAGCCGACGACTATCCCTCGGCTCAAGCTCTGTGCAGCTTTAGTTGGGACTCGACTCTATGAGAAA ACCTTTGTGCGCAATAGAATTGCTGAAATTCAGGACAAAACTGCAAGCTGCGAGTGGAGACATGTCCCGACAACACAAAATCCTGCTGATCATCTCTCTCGTGGTGTTACAGCTACTGTTTTGTCTGATTTAGATCAGTGGTGGTCTGGCCCAGCCTTCCTGAAGAAGTCACCTTCAAGCTGGCCTGGCAACAC cATGTTGAGTTACTTCATGCAGGCCCTCAACTACTTCTCGCTTCCATCCGTGAAAGTTATTGGCCAATTGGAGGTCGTAATTTAG